One Drosophila subobscura isolate 14011-0131.10 chromosome U, UCBerk_Dsub_1.0, whole genome shotgun sequence DNA window includes the following coding sequences:
- the LOC117901702 gene encoding eukaryotic peptide chain release factor GTP-binding subunit ERF3A isoform X2 yields MIKQNGAETQSTGSKEESKKKTDPADSWDVDDDTIITPEDEEAEDEFVEGEATPKVSKKKIVKVEENRSKREHVNVVFIGHVDAGKSTIGGQIMSLTGMVDKRTLEKYEREAREKSRESWYLSWALDTNQEERDKGKTVEVGRAFFETDRKHFTILDAPGHKSFVPNMIGGAAQADLAVLVISARKGEFETGFDRGGQTREHAMLAKTAGVKHLVVLVNKMDDPTVSWDPTRYNECKDKILPYLKKLGFNPAKDLTFMPCSGLSGYGLKDQIPESICPWYRGPAFIPFIDELPSLNRKSDGPFIMPIVDKYKDMGTVVMGKVESGMARKGQNLLVMPNRTQVAVDQLFSDDFEVTSVGPGENVKIKLKGIEEEDVSPGFVLCDATNPIKTGKIFDAQVVILEHKSIICAGYSAVMHIHCAAEEVTVKALICLVDKKSGDKSKTRPRFVKQDQVAIMRIECSGMICLEQFKLFPQMGRFTLRDENKTIAIGKVLKVVE; encoded by the exons ATGATTAAACAGAACGGTGCCGAAACCCAGAGCACTGGCTCCAAGGAAGAATCGAAGAAAA AAACCGATCCCGCTGATAGCtgggatgtggatgatgataCAATCATAACACCTGAAGACGAAGAGGCCGAGGATGAGTTTGTGGAGGGCGAGGCCACGCCGAAGGTGTCCAAAAAGAAGATCGTCAAGGTCGAGGAGAACAGAAGCAAGCGGGAGCACGTGAACGTAGTGTTCATTGGTCATGTTG ATGCTGGCAAATCAACAATTGGCGGACAGATCATGTCGCTCACAGGGATGGTGGACAAGCGAACGCTGGAGAAGTACGAGCGCGAGGCACGTGAAAAGTCGCGAGAGAGCTGGTACCTCTCTTGGGCGCTGGACACAAACCAAGAGGAGCGCGACAAGGGCAAAACCGTGGAGGTGGGACGAGCCTTCTTCGAGACAGACCGCAAGCACTTTACCATCCTCGATGCCCCCGGCCACAAGAGCTTTGTGCCGAACATGATTGGCGGCGCGGCACAGGCAGATCTGGCGGTTCTGGTCATCTCAGCGAGAAAGGGTGAATTCGAGACGGGTTTCGATCGAGGCGGACAGACCCGAGAGCACGCCATGTTAGCCAAGACGGCGGGCGTTAAGCATCTGGTCGTGCTGGTCAACAAAATGGACGATCCTACAGTCAGTTGGGATCCGACGCGTTACAACGAATGCAAAGACAAGATACTACCATACCTCAAGAAGCTGGGCTTCAATCCAGCCAAGGATCTTACCTTTATGCCTTGCTCCGGCCTCAGCGGCTACGGTCTAAAGGATCAAATTCCCGAGTCCATCTGCCCATGGTACAGAGGGCCCGCGTTCATACCATTCATCGACGAACTGCCCTCGCTCAATCGCAAGTCTGACGGGCCCTTCATCATGCCCATTGTCGATAAATACAAGGATATGGGCACAGTTGTGATGGGCAAAGTGGAATCCGGAATGGCGCGCAAGGGTCAAAACTTGCTAGTGATGCCAAACAGG ACACAAGTGGCCGTGGATCAACTTTTCTCCGACGACTTTGAAGTCACATCTGTTGGTCCCGGCGAGAATGTCAAGATCAAGCTGAAA GGCATTGAGGAGGAGGATGTCTCACCTGGCTTTGTACTCTGCGATGCCACTAATCCCATTAAGACGGGAAAAATCTTTGATGCTCAGGTCGTTATATTAGAACATAAATCAATTATCTGTGCGGGTTATTCGGCCGTCATGCACATACACTGCGCTGCCGAGGAGGTTACAGTAAAG GCCCTCATCTGTTTGGTCGACAAAAAGTCTGGTGACAAATCAAAAACACGTCCACGGTTCGTTAAGCAGGATCAGGTTGCAATTATGCGAATTGAATGCTCTGGAATGATTTGCCTTGAACAGTTCAAGCTCTTCCCACAAATGGGTCGTTTCACGCTGAGAGATGAAA ACAAAACCATTGCCATTGGTAAGGTACTGAAGGTGGTCGAATAA
- the LOC117901708 gene encoding uncharacterized protein LOC117901708 — MIKYTQVQLRNDSYEPDLRSEGTYICQFPKPPPPPPFGDTGTWHGHLEPHERLFYHQTMNSVRYSKRYRANPNVPKDSLDFQLQSRYDHGRECFPEKVDSVLQRETCMAICSWSAPGGAKEIGAKHQSFRVLRNTRVIRRKQDDALGHPLRVGGCIEKIHPHSVKLICSGVHNQLVNNGFSRQTSDGNFFRY; from the exons ATGATTAAGTACACGCAGGTGCAGTTGCGCAATGACTCGTACGAGCCGGATCTGCGCTCGGAGGGCACCTACATCTGTCAGTTTCCcaagccgccaccgccgccgcccttTGGCGACACAGGCACCTGGCATGGACATCTGGAGCCGCATGAGCGTCTGTTCTACCATCAGACAATGAACTCGGTGCGCTACAGCAAGCGTTATCGTGCCAATCCGAATGTACCCAAGGATTCGCTGGACTTTCAGCTGCAATCGCGCTACGATCATGGTCGCGAGTGCTTCCCGGAGAAGGTGGACTCGGTGCTGCAGCGCGAGACGTGCATGGCCATCTGCAGTTGGTCCGCGCCTGGCGGTGCCAAGGAGATTGGCGCTAAGCATCAATCATTTCGAGTGCTGCGCAATACGCGCGTTATACGCCGCAAACAAGACGATGCTTTGGGTCATCCCCTGCGCGTTG GCGGCTGCATTGAAAAGATTCATCCGCATAGCGTCAAGCTCATCTGCAGCGGCGTCCACAATCAACTGGTCAACAATGGCTTCTCACGCCAGACCTCCGATGGCAACTTTTTCCGCTATTAA
- the LOC117901702 gene encoding eukaryotic peptide chain release factor GTP-binding subunit ERF3A isoform X3, with translation MLKTDPADSWDVDDDTIITPEDEEAEDEFVEGEATPKVSKKKIVKVEENRSKREHVNVVFIGHVDAGKSTIGGQIMSLTGMVDKRTLEKYEREAREKSRESWYLSWALDTNQEERDKGKTVEVGRAFFETDRKHFTILDAPGHKSFVPNMIGGAAQADLAVLVISARKGEFETGFDRGGQTREHAMLAKTAGVKHLVVLVNKMDDPTVSWDPTRYNECKDKILPYLKKLGFNPAKDLTFMPCSGLSGYGLKDQIPESICPWYRGPAFIPFIDELPSLNRKSDGPFIMPIVDKYKDMGTVVMGKVESGMARKGQNLLVMPNRTQVAVDQLFSDDFEVTSVGPGENVKIKLKGIEEEDVSPGFVLCDATNPIKTGKIFDAQVVILEHKSIICAGYSAVMHIHCAAEEVTVKALICLVDKKSGDKSKTRPRFVKQDQVAIMRIECSGMICLEQFKLFPQMGRFTLRDENKTIAIGKVLKVVE, from the exons ATGTTAA AAACCGATCCCGCTGATAGCtgggatgtggatgatgataCAATCATAACACCTGAAGACGAAGAGGCCGAGGATGAGTTTGTGGAGGGCGAGGCCACGCCGAAGGTGTCCAAAAAGAAGATCGTCAAGGTCGAGGAGAACAGAAGCAAGCGGGAGCACGTGAACGTAGTGTTCATTGGTCATGTTG ATGCTGGCAAATCAACAATTGGCGGACAGATCATGTCGCTCACAGGGATGGTGGACAAGCGAACGCTGGAGAAGTACGAGCGCGAGGCACGTGAAAAGTCGCGAGAGAGCTGGTACCTCTCTTGGGCGCTGGACACAAACCAAGAGGAGCGCGACAAGGGCAAAACCGTGGAGGTGGGACGAGCCTTCTTCGAGACAGACCGCAAGCACTTTACCATCCTCGATGCCCCCGGCCACAAGAGCTTTGTGCCGAACATGATTGGCGGCGCGGCACAGGCAGATCTGGCGGTTCTGGTCATCTCAGCGAGAAAGGGTGAATTCGAGACGGGTTTCGATCGAGGCGGACAGACCCGAGAGCACGCCATGTTAGCCAAGACGGCGGGCGTTAAGCATCTGGTCGTGCTGGTCAACAAAATGGACGATCCTACAGTCAGTTGGGATCCGACGCGTTACAACGAATGCAAAGACAAGATACTACCATACCTCAAGAAGCTGGGCTTCAATCCAGCCAAGGATCTTACCTTTATGCCTTGCTCCGGCCTCAGCGGCTACGGTCTAAAGGATCAAATTCCCGAGTCCATCTGCCCATGGTACAGAGGGCCCGCGTTCATACCATTCATCGACGAACTGCCCTCGCTCAATCGCAAGTCTGACGGGCCCTTCATCATGCCCATTGTCGATAAATACAAGGATATGGGCACAGTTGTGATGGGCAAAGTGGAATCCGGAATGGCGCGCAAGGGTCAAAACTTGCTAGTGATGCCAAACAGG ACACAAGTGGCCGTGGATCAACTTTTCTCCGACGACTTTGAAGTCACATCTGTTGGTCCCGGCGAGAATGTCAAGATCAAGCTGAAA GGCATTGAGGAGGAGGATGTCTCACCTGGCTTTGTACTCTGCGATGCCACTAATCCCATTAAGACGGGAAAAATCTTTGATGCTCAGGTCGTTATATTAGAACATAAATCAATTATCTGTGCGGGTTATTCGGCCGTCATGCACATACACTGCGCTGCCGAGGAGGTTACAGTAAAG GCCCTCATCTGTTTGGTCGACAAAAAGTCTGGTGACAAATCAAAAACACGTCCACGGTTCGTTAAGCAGGATCAGGTTGCAATTATGCGAATTGAATGCTCTGGAATGATTTGCCTTGAACAGTTCAAGCTCTTCCCACAAATGGGTCGTTTCACGCTGAGAGATGAAA ACAAAACCATTGCCATTGGTAAGGTACTGAAGGTGGTCGAATAA
- the LOC117901703 gene encoding probable tRNA (guanine(26)-N(2))-dimethyltransferase isoform X1, with the protein MEIDEEKHQQETIPKNPNENIIRERHAEIVSGGNVFYNPVQEFNRDLSIAVLNVYQQRLTKERCEKALKKLRKQVNEPEATPPIDTPPTYVAGTQYADGLRILEALAATGLRSIRYAQEIAGVRQIVANDLSRQAVQSINANVQHNKVEPLIEASHADAMTLMYLSTAQEKRFDAVDLDPYGCPNRFLDGAMQCLVDGGLLLVTATDMAVLAGNAPEACYVKYGSVPLRMKCCHEMALRILLHCIESHANRYGKYIEPLLSVSADFYVRIFVRVHVGQAQCKLSMSKQSWLYQCTGCDTYTLQPLGITKPNPTAGNPQQLKYGIPTGPAVNTQCEHCGHRHHLGGPIWSAPLHNPDFVKDLLQAVQETHLSELGTQRRIVGVLSVVQEELPDVPLYYTPDKLCSVLKLEIVPMLKFRSALLHAGYRVSYSHASKNSLKTDAPPSVLWDILRCWSKRHPVRPERMIPGTPLQAILSKACTRDYEFDELHAAANPKSRRSALSRFQTNPAPHWGPGTRATIMIGENKLPKSYRNQNKKQRHKTSQEAAGPQDEPVEAEEEEPETEAHLPKQPKLEAATA; encoded by the exons atggaaattgacgAAGAAAAGCATCAG CAGGAGACCATTCCGAAGAACCCCAATGAGAACATTATACGCGAGCGCCATGCCGAGATCGTGTCTGGGGGCAATGTCTTCTACAATCCAGTGCAGGAATTCAATCGAGACCTCAGCATTGCCGTTTTGAATGTCTACCAACAGCGCCTGACCAAGGAGCGATGCGAGAAGGCGCTTAAAAAACTACGTAAACAGGTGAACGAGCCGGAGGCCACTCCGCCGATTGACACTCCCCCGACCTACGTGGCAGGCACACAGTACGCGGATGGCTTGCGGATACTGGAGGCATTGGCTGCCACGGGACTGCGCAGCATTCGATATGCGCAGGAGATAGCCGGCGTGCGGCAGATTGTGGCCAATGATCTGTCCCGACAGGCCGTGCAGTCCATTAACGCCAATGTTCAGCACAACAAAGTGGAGCCGCTGATTGAGGCCAGCCATGCGGATGCCAT GACTCTCATGTATCTGTCTACCGCTCAGGAGAAGCGCTTCGATGCCGTTGATCTGGATCCTTACGGCTGTCCGAATCGCTTTCTCGACGGCGCCATGCAGTGCCTGGTCGAtggtggcctgctgctggtcacaGCCACCGACATGGCCGTGCTGGCGGGCAACGCCCCGGAGGCCTGCTACGTGAAGTACGGCTCGGTGCCACTGCGGATGAAGTGCTGCCACGAGATGGCACTGCGCATTCTGCTGCACTGCATCGAGAGTCATGCGAACAGGTATGGCAAGTACATTGAGCCGCTGCTGAGCGTCTCCGCGGACTTTTACGTGCGCATCTTTGTTCGTGTGCATGTGGGCCAGGCGCAGTGCAAGCTGTCCATGAGCAAGCAGTCCTGGCTGTATCAGTGCACGGGTTGCGACACCTACACGCTGCAGCCGCTGGGCATCACCAAACCAAATCCCACCGCTGGCAATCCCCAGCAGCTCAAGTATGGCATCCCAACGGGTCCAGCGGTGAACACCCAGTGCGAGCACTGCGGACACAGGCATCACCTAGGCGGTCCCATCTGGTCTGCACCTCTGCACAATCCAGACTTTGTCAAGGATTTGCTCCAGGCTGTGCAGGAGACGCACCTAAGCGAGCTGGGCACACAACGACGCATTGTGGGCGTGCTATCCGTGGTGCAGGAAGAACTTCCCGATGTCCCACTGTACTACACACCCGACAAGCTGTGCTCCGTGCTCAAGCTGGAGATTGTGCCCATGCTGAAGTTCAGGTCTGCCCTGCTGCATGCCGGCTATCGTGTGTCCTACTCGCATGCATCGAAGAACTCGCTGAAAACCGATGCACCGCCCTCCGTGCTGTGGGACATTCTGCGCTGCTGGAGCAAGAGGCATCCAGTGCGGCCAGAGCGGATGATTCCGGGTACACCCTTGCAGGCCATACTGTCGAAGGCGTGCACCAGGGACTACGAGTTCGATGAGCTGCATGCGGCGGCCAATCCAAAGAGTCGCCGCTCGGCGCTCTCACGCTTCCAGACAAACCCAGCGCCACACTGGGGGCCGGGCACAAGGGCAACCATCAT GATTGGTGAAAATAAACTGCCAAAAAGTTATCGTAACCAGAACAAGAAGCAGCGCCATAAAACGTCACAGGAGGCAGCTGGGCCACAGGACGAGCCAGTTGAAGCGGAAGAAGaggagccagagacagaggcacatCTCCCCAAGCAGCCCAAGCTGGAGGCAGCGACTGCGTGA
- the LOC117901702 gene encoding eukaryotic peptide chain release factor GTP-binding subunit ERF3A isoform X1, with amino-acid sequence MAAQENSDVSTKFSTLNVNAVEFVPSFSYGGPASTAAVVSAQAEGEAPPPADTQPPGAGSGSGSATPATTPDSTGSGGSTNALVSTGAAAASVAAGPAETQAGSSSAAASNSASPAPGSPATTPSTAAAGPIDIISASDKIANNETDPADSWDVDDDTIITPEDEEAEDEFVEGEATPKVSKKKIVKVEENRSKREHVNVVFIGHVDAGKSTIGGQIMSLTGMVDKRTLEKYEREAREKSRESWYLSWALDTNQEERDKGKTVEVGRAFFETDRKHFTILDAPGHKSFVPNMIGGAAQADLAVLVISARKGEFETGFDRGGQTREHAMLAKTAGVKHLVVLVNKMDDPTVSWDPTRYNECKDKILPYLKKLGFNPAKDLTFMPCSGLSGYGLKDQIPESICPWYRGPAFIPFIDELPSLNRKSDGPFIMPIVDKYKDMGTVVMGKVESGMARKGQNLLVMPNRTQVAVDQLFSDDFEVTSVGPGENVKIKLKGIEEEDVSPGFVLCDATNPIKTGKIFDAQVVILEHKSIICAGYSAVMHIHCAAEEVTVKALICLVDKKSGDKSKTRPRFVKQDQVAIMRIECSGMICLEQFKLFPQMGRFTLRDENKTIAIGKVLKVVE; translated from the exons ATGGCCGCTCAAGAAAACTCAGATGTTTCCACAAAATTCTCCACGCTGAACGTGAACGCAGTGGAGTTTGTGCCGAGCTTCAGCTACGGCGGTCCTGCCAGCACGGCGGCTGTCGTATCGGCGCAAGCAGAGGGCGAAGCGCCACCGCCAGCGGACACCCAGCCGCCTGGAGCTGGCTCAGGGTCGGGATCAGCCACACCAGCCACAACTCCGGACTCCACCGGCAGCGGGGGATCAACAAATGCCTTGGTATCGAccggagcagcggcagcatcagtAGCAGCAGGACCTGCGGAGACACAAGCGGGATCCTCGTCGGCCGCCGCCTCAAACTCAGCCTCGCCCGCTCCAGGTTCACCGGCTACCACGCCTTCAACGGCGGCAGCGGGGCCAATTGATATCATCAGCGCGTCGGacaaaattgcaaacaatG AAACCGATCCCGCTGATAGCtgggatgtggatgatgataCAATCATAACACCTGAAGACGAAGAGGCCGAGGATGAGTTTGTGGAGGGCGAGGCCACGCCGAAGGTGTCCAAAAAGAAGATCGTCAAGGTCGAGGAGAACAGAAGCAAGCGGGAGCACGTGAACGTAGTGTTCATTGGTCATGTTG ATGCTGGCAAATCAACAATTGGCGGACAGATCATGTCGCTCACAGGGATGGTGGACAAGCGAACGCTGGAGAAGTACGAGCGCGAGGCACGTGAAAAGTCGCGAGAGAGCTGGTACCTCTCTTGGGCGCTGGACACAAACCAAGAGGAGCGCGACAAGGGCAAAACCGTGGAGGTGGGACGAGCCTTCTTCGAGACAGACCGCAAGCACTTTACCATCCTCGATGCCCCCGGCCACAAGAGCTTTGTGCCGAACATGATTGGCGGCGCGGCACAGGCAGATCTGGCGGTTCTGGTCATCTCAGCGAGAAAGGGTGAATTCGAGACGGGTTTCGATCGAGGCGGACAGACCCGAGAGCACGCCATGTTAGCCAAGACGGCGGGCGTTAAGCATCTGGTCGTGCTGGTCAACAAAATGGACGATCCTACAGTCAGTTGGGATCCGACGCGTTACAACGAATGCAAAGACAAGATACTACCATACCTCAAGAAGCTGGGCTTCAATCCAGCCAAGGATCTTACCTTTATGCCTTGCTCCGGCCTCAGCGGCTACGGTCTAAAGGATCAAATTCCCGAGTCCATCTGCCCATGGTACAGAGGGCCCGCGTTCATACCATTCATCGACGAACTGCCCTCGCTCAATCGCAAGTCTGACGGGCCCTTCATCATGCCCATTGTCGATAAATACAAGGATATGGGCACAGTTGTGATGGGCAAAGTGGAATCCGGAATGGCGCGCAAGGGTCAAAACTTGCTAGTGATGCCAAACAGG ACACAAGTGGCCGTGGATCAACTTTTCTCCGACGACTTTGAAGTCACATCTGTTGGTCCCGGCGAGAATGTCAAGATCAAGCTGAAA GGCATTGAGGAGGAGGATGTCTCACCTGGCTTTGTACTCTGCGATGCCACTAATCCCATTAAGACGGGAAAAATCTTTGATGCTCAGGTCGTTATATTAGAACATAAATCAATTATCTGTGCGGGTTATTCGGCCGTCATGCACATACACTGCGCTGCCGAGGAGGTTACAGTAAAG GCCCTCATCTGTTTGGTCGACAAAAAGTCTGGTGACAAATCAAAAACACGTCCACGGTTCGTTAAGCAGGATCAGGTTGCAATTATGCGAATTGAATGCTCTGGAATGATTTGCCTTGAACAGTTCAAGCTCTTCCCACAAATGGGTCGTTTCACGCTGAGAGATGAAA ACAAAACCATTGCCATTGGTAAGGTACTGAAGGTGGTCGAATAA
- the LOC117901703 gene encoding probable tRNA (guanine(26)-N(2))-dimethyltransferase isoform X2 has translation MEIDEEKHQETIPKNPNENIIRERHAEIVSGGNVFYNPVQEFNRDLSIAVLNVYQQRLTKERCEKALKKLRKQVNEPEATPPIDTPPTYVAGTQYADGLRILEALAATGLRSIRYAQEIAGVRQIVANDLSRQAVQSINANVQHNKVEPLIEASHADAMTLMYLSTAQEKRFDAVDLDPYGCPNRFLDGAMQCLVDGGLLLVTATDMAVLAGNAPEACYVKYGSVPLRMKCCHEMALRILLHCIESHANRYGKYIEPLLSVSADFYVRIFVRVHVGQAQCKLSMSKQSWLYQCTGCDTYTLQPLGITKPNPTAGNPQQLKYGIPTGPAVNTQCEHCGHRHHLGGPIWSAPLHNPDFVKDLLQAVQETHLSELGTQRRIVGVLSVVQEELPDVPLYYTPDKLCSVLKLEIVPMLKFRSALLHAGYRVSYSHASKNSLKTDAPPSVLWDILRCWSKRHPVRPERMIPGTPLQAILSKACTRDYEFDELHAAANPKSRRSALSRFQTNPAPHWGPGTRATIMIGENKLPKSYRNQNKKQRHKTSQEAAGPQDEPVEAEEEEPETEAHLPKQPKLEAATA, from the exons atggaaattgacgAAGAAAAGCATCAG GAGACCATTCCGAAGAACCCCAATGAGAACATTATACGCGAGCGCCATGCCGAGATCGTGTCTGGGGGCAATGTCTTCTACAATCCAGTGCAGGAATTCAATCGAGACCTCAGCATTGCCGTTTTGAATGTCTACCAACAGCGCCTGACCAAGGAGCGATGCGAGAAGGCGCTTAAAAAACTACGTAAACAGGTGAACGAGCCGGAGGCCACTCCGCCGATTGACACTCCCCCGACCTACGTGGCAGGCACACAGTACGCGGATGGCTTGCGGATACTGGAGGCATTGGCTGCCACGGGACTGCGCAGCATTCGATATGCGCAGGAGATAGCCGGCGTGCGGCAGATTGTGGCCAATGATCTGTCCCGACAGGCCGTGCAGTCCATTAACGCCAATGTTCAGCACAACAAAGTGGAGCCGCTGATTGAGGCCAGCCATGCGGATGCCAT GACTCTCATGTATCTGTCTACCGCTCAGGAGAAGCGCTTCGATGCCGTTGATCTGGATCCTTACGGCTGTCCGAATCGCTTTCTCGACGGCGCCATGCAGTGCCTGGTCGAtggtggcctgctgctggtcacaGCCACCGACATGGCCGTGCTGGCGGGCAACGCCCCGGAGGCCTGCTACGTGAAGTACGGCTCGGTGCCACTGCGGATGAAGTGCTGCCACGAGATGGCACTGCGCATTCTGCTGCACTGCATCGAGAGTCATGCGAACAGGTATGGCAAGTACATTGAGCCGCTGCTGAGCGTCTCCGCGGACTTTTACGTGCGCATCTTTGTTCGTGTGCATGTGGGCCAGGCGCAGTGCAAGCTGTCCATGAGCAAGCAGTCCTGGCTGTATCAGTGCACGGGTTGCGACACCTACACGCTGCAGCCGCTGGGCATCACCAAACCAAATCCCACCGCTGGCAATCCCCAGCAGCTCAAGTATGGCATCCCAACGGGTCCAGCGGTGAACACCCAGTGCGAGCACTGCGGACACAGGCATCACCTAGGCGGTCCCATCTGGTCTGCACCTCTGCACAATCCAGACTTTGTCAAGGATTTGCTCCAGGCTGTGCAGGAGACGCACCTAAGCGAGCTGGGCACACAACGACGCATTGTGGGCGTGCTATCCGTGGTGCAGGAAGAACTTCCCGATGTCCCACTGTACTACACACCCGACAAGCTGTGCTCCGTGCTCAAGCTGGAGATTGTGCCCATGCTGAAGTTCAGGTCTGCCCTGCTGCATGCCGGCTATCGTGTGTCCTACTCGCATGCATCGAAGAACTCGCTGAAAACCGATGCACCGCCCTCCGTGCTGTGGGACATTCTGCGCTGCTGGAGCAAGAGGCATCCAGTGCGGCCAGAGCGGATGATTCCGGGTACACCCTTGCAGGCCATACTGTCGAAGGCGTGCACCAGGGACTACGAGTTCGATGAGCTGCATGCGGCGGCCAATCCAAAGAGTCGCCGCTCGGCGCTCTCACGCTTCCAGACAAACCCAGCGCCACACTGGGGGCCGGGCACAAGGGCAACCATCAT GATTGGTGAAAATAAACTGCCAAAAAGTTATCGTAACCAGAACAAGAAGCAGCGCCATAAAACGTCACAGGAGGCAGCTGGGCCACAGGACGAGCCAGTTGAAGCGGAAGAAGaggagccagagacagaggcacatCTCCCCAAGCAGCCCAAGCTGGAGGCAGCGACTGCGTGA
- the LOC117901706 gene encoding serine/arginine-rich splicing factor 2: MSNGGSAGGLGGTRPPPRIDGMVSLKVDNLTYRTTPEDLRRVFERCGEVGDIYIPRDRYTRESRGFAFVRFYDKRDAEDALEAMDGRMLDGRELRVQMARYGRPSSPTRSNGRRGGGSGGGGGGGGGAGGGGAGGRRRSRSRSPMRRRSRSPRRRSYSPRSRSQSAGSHSPERRTKFSRSPVRGESRNGIGASALAVGASRSRSRS; the protein is encoded by the exons ATGAGTAATGGTGGAAGTGCTGGGGGACTGGGTGGAACACGTCCTCCACCACGCATCGATGGCATGGTATCGCTGAAG GTCGACAATCTCACATATCGCACCACTCCAGAGGACTTGCGTCGTGTCTTTGAGCGTTGCGGAGAAGTGGGTGATATTTACATCCCGCGGGACCGCTACACACGTGAGAGCcgtggctttgcttttgtgcg CTTCTATGACAAACGTGATGCTGAAGACGCACTTGAGGCCATGGATGGTCGCATGTTAGATGGCAGGGAGCTCCGTGTCCAGATGGCTCGTTATGGCCGTCCCTCGTCGCCCACACGCAGCAACGGGCGTCGTGGTGGAGgatctggtggtggtggtggtggcggcggaggagctggtggtggaggtgcAGGCGGTCGTCGTCGCTCACGTTCCCGTTCACCGATGCGCCGCCGTTCGCGTAGTCCTCGTCGTCGCTCCTACTCGCCGCGCTCGCGCTCTCAGTCGGCTGGCAGCCATTCACCGGAGCGTCGCACCAAGTTCTCGCGCAGTCCAGTGCGTGGCGAGAGTCGCAACGGGATCGGAGCATCCGCCTTGGCTGTGGGAGCCTCACGTAGTCGCAGTCGCTCTTAA